In the genome of Synergistaceae bacterium, the window GGTGTTTCTGAAGACGCGCCCGTCGGCGCATTCCACGTCCCAGCGGACAATCTGCTCGGGCTCCTTCGTCAGTTTGTGCATGGGGCAAAAATCGCAGCGCCCGTCGGCGCTGGTCTGCATAACCTCCCAGCATCTCTGTCCGACCCCGGCTCTGGCCGTCCTGTAACTGCGGTTGATCCTGTCGTTGACAAATAAAATTTCATCTGTCTCAATGTCCATGACGTAAATCGAGGCGTCGAGATTGTCGAAAATATGGTCGATGCTGGACAGCGGCAGCCCCGCGACGGAGCCGTCGAGGGAGCCAACCTGCAGGTCGGACTCCGGCCTGTCATTTACCATAAGGAACAGCTCCCTGTTTCAATCGTCTTTCGCATAAACTCACGTCAGAGCCCGCGCGGCCGTTCTGCCTCTCTCGGGCAGATATTTCGAGAGTTTTTCCATTACGTCGTCAAAATTCAGAGGTTTCCCCAGGTGGTCGTTCATCCCGGCCTCCATGCATTTTTCGATGTCCTCCCGAAACACGTTGGCCGTCATGGCGACAATCGGAATTTTTACTGCGCGCTCCACATTCAGGGCGCGAATCCGGCGCGTCGCCTCGTATCCGTCCATTTCCGGCATTTGGACGTCCATAAAAATCATGTCAAACCGGTCGGGAGCGGCGGCGAAATCCGCGAAGGCCTCCATGCCGTTCCTCGCGCTGACGATTTCAATGGCCGTGGGTTCCAGCAGGGCAATGAGAATTTCTCTGTTGATTTCAATATCTTCCGCCAACAGAATCCGGTAACCCAGAAAACAGTTGGAGATGTCCTTCACTCCATCCTTCTCCTGAGTTTCCTGAACGGCGTGGAAACACTCGTTGATCCTTTCCGCCAGCAGCGAAGGAAAAAGGGGCTTCTGAACGAATCCCTCGCTTCCCGCCGCCTTGGCCTCCTGTTCGACGGCGCTCCACTCCACCGCGGAAGCCATAACCAGCACGGAGGGAATTCCCCGATCTCTCAGGCGTCGAATCAGTTCCGACGTCTCCATGTCCTTCAGGTTCCATCCAACGAAACAAATGTCCCAGGGACCGCTTTTTTCGATTTTTTCACAGGCCTGAACCCCGCCCTCCGCCGTGTCGTACAGAAGGCCGAAACCCCCGGCAATCTCGGCGAAACACTGGCGAACCGCCTCCGAATCGTCCACGGCGAACACGCGAATTTTTCCCGGATCCAGAGAGGGCGCGAAAAATTTCGGCGTCCCCTCCTCGCTGACCCGCAGGGCGTGAATTTGAAAGGTGAAGACGGAGCCCTCCCCCACCTGCGAATCCACCCAGATTCTGCCGTTCATCATTTCCACGATTCTCCGGGAAATGGCCAGCCCCAGCCCCGTGCCCCCAAATTTGCGGGAGGTGCTGCTGTCGGCCTGTTCGAAAGAATGGAAAAGTCGGGATTTTTGCTCTTCGGTGACGCCGATTCCCGTATCTCTGACGGAAATCTGCAGGACGCAGTCGTCGTTTTCCTCGCCGATCAGGCGGGCGTCAATGGTGATCTCCCCCCTCTCCGGAGTGAACTTCACGGCGTTGGAGAGCAGGTTCGTAATGACCTGACTGAGGCGCTGCTCGTCGCAGATGATCATGTAGGGGATGGCGCCGTCGAGGTGAACGTTGAGGGCCTGATGCTTTTCCTCCAGACGGAAACTGATGACGTTCACCATTTTAATCAGCATTTTTTCGAAGTTGAACTTGGTATAGGAAAGGTCGAACTTATTGGCCTCGATCTTGGACATATCGAGAATGTCGTTGATGACCCCCAGAAGGTGCACCGACGCCTCGTCGATTTTATCAAGGCAGTAATCTTTTTTTTTCACGTCTTCTGATGATTTAGCGATATGGGTCATGCCGATAATGGCGTTCATGGGAGTACGGATTTCATGGGACATATTCGCCAGAAATTCGCTTTTGGACCGACTGGCGTCCTCGGCGTCTCTCTGGGCGCGCTCGGCGTCCCGACGGGCCTGTTCCATCTCGGTGATGTCGTGGAGAATCATCATCGACCCCTCCACGTCTCCCGCGGAGTTGGTCATCATCGTAAAATGAATTTCATACCTGCGGGGGTGGCCCGTGCCGCCGATGTCCGCTTCCTCTTCAAAGTTAATCGATTTTTTCTCCTCCGCGGCATAGGCGATGCGGACAAAGATCCGCTTCGTCCCCTCGGATTCTTCAAGACGACTGAAAACCTCCCGCACAGTCCGCCCGTTGATCAGGTCGAAGCTGGAAATCCCTGCTCTGCGCAAAAACGCCCTGGTGCAATAGGAGAACCGCTGATCCCGATCAAAAAGAATAATGAGGTCCGGACTGTTTCCCAGCAGGAGCTGCATGTACTTTTCCTGTTTTTTCTGCTCGGCCGACCGGATGTCATT includes:
- a CDS encoding response regulator, with product MENAVISSDTALEVEELRQQVLELRKNEVRLNRQLKRLQNAMEQVETVAMVNSNVNDIRSAEQKKQEKYMQLLLGNSPDLIILFDRDQRFSYCTRAFLRRAGISSFDLINGRTVREVFSRLEESEGTKRIFVRIAYAAEEKKSINFEEEADIGGTGHPRRYEIHFTMMTNSAGDVEGSMMILHDITEMEQARRDAERAQRDAEDASRSKSEFLANMSHEIRTPMNAIIGMTHIAKSSEDVKKKDYCLDKIDEASVHLLGVINDILDMSKIEANKFDLSYTKFNFEKMLIKMVNVISFRLEEKHQALNVHLDGAIPYMIICDEQRLSQVITNLLSNAVKFTPERGEITIDARLIGEENDDCVLQISVRDTGIGVTEEQKSRLFHSFEQADSSTSRKFGGTGLGLAISRRIVEMMNGRIWVDSQVGEGSVFTFQIHALRVSEEGTPKFFAPSLDPGKIRVFAVDDSEAVRQCFAEIAGGFGLLYDTAEGGVQACEKIEKSGPWDICFVGWNLKDMETSELIRRLRDRGIPSVLVMASAVEWSAVEQEAKAAGSEGFVQKPLFPSLLAERINECFHAVQETQEKDGVKDISNCFLGYRILLAEDIEINREILIALLEPTAIEIVSARNGMEAFADFAAAPDRFDMIFMDVQMPEMDGYEATRRIRALNVERAVKIPIVAMTANVFREDIEKCMEAGMNDHLGKPLNFDDVMEKLSKYLPERGRTAARALT